TCAGACTTTGCTTTTTGGGACCACCTGAGTTCATGGTCAGTCTTTCCTTCTACTCCTATCTGCATATTAGTGGCTAATCAACCTGTATACTCCTTACTGAAAAAGGTGAATTTGGCTACACTTAGAACTGATTCTTTCAGATACTCCCAGTTAGGAAAACAGGACAGTAGCTACATTACTTCCATATTTTCCATGAGAAAGTAGTGATCAGTTAGCTCAGTAGAGCCAGCTGGGCGGCAGGCTCAGCTATAACATTCTCttttgtggccgggcacggtggctcatgcctgtaatcccagcactttgggaggccgaggcgggcggatcacgaggtcaggagatcgagaccatcctggctaacacggtgaaaccccgtctctattaaaaatacaaaaaattagccgggagaggtggcgggcgcctgtagtcccagctactctggaggctgaggcaggagaatggcgtgaaccccagggggcggagcctggagtgagctgagattgcgccactgcactccagcctgggcaacagcgagactccgtctcaaaacaaaaaaaaaaaaacaaaaaaattctcttttgttattttcaaaCAGGTAATATCTCTTTGCCAAAGCTGGATGAACAAGAGCCATTCCCACACAGCTGAGTAGCTCATTCTGGAAAGGGGGTACTCTGTGAACATGTGGAAGCATaatgacagtatttttttttactgtgaataCTAATGTTCCTGCTTTTTTCAGTCCCCTGAAAAAATGGATGCTCAAGCATTTCTTAATAACAGATTCTTCTGAAGACAGAATTGGGAAAGATCTGGCCCCAACAAGGCAATGAGTTCCTGATGCTAACTGAggtgaaagaaaagcaaaagtcaGCTTCCAAGGAATTCACTTAACAGGCCTGTTCAGTATGGAAGACATTATTTATCTGCCTTTAACTCCCCCCAAAGGACCATACCAACTGCATGAAAGTGAACTTTTCTATCTACGTAACTGGTAGACGGAGCATCTTGATCACTATGTGACAACCTTGGCTGTCATTTTTAGTTGCCGTTTGCATTGATTTGAGCAGCCCTATCTTTACCGAACATACCTGAATTTGTTCCTGGGCTCCCACTTTCTTCCCAGAAGAGGGCTAACTTCCTACTAAGGTCTGAAGAGTGTTGAAAGTAGACTAGAGCTTGGGAACTCCTAGCCTAGAACTATCTGCCATCCCACAAAGTGATTATATGCCAAAGGGATACTAGTCATACCTAGTGTTTCTCTTTCTGAAAAGAGAACTTATCCTAAAATTAGCCCTGGGCCTGGGACAAAGGAGCCCTCTCCGCCCCCAAAATGATTATTAAATTGAGATGAGTCCAGGATAAAACTCAGATACCAAGGATAAATGAAACTTATTTAGGGATAaaagtgggctgggcgcagtggctcactcctgtaatcctagcactttgggaggctgagacgggcggatcacaaggtcaggagatcaagaccatcctggctaatgcggtgaaaccccatctctactaaaaatacaaaaaattagctgggtgtgatggcaggtgcctgcagtcccagctactcgggaggctgaggcaggagaatggcgtgaacccgggaggcggagcttgcagtaagccgagatcgcaccactgcactccagcctgggcgacagagcaagtctcaaaaaaaaaaaaagtgatagaaTCAGAGAGTTTTTCCTCTAACCAAACTGCCAAAGTTGGTTTTGGCTAAGAATTTCCCAATAATATTTATGCTGCTGCtcatttttttagttttctgagacaggggtcttgctctgtcacccaggctggagtgcagtggtgtgatcacagatcactgcagcctccaactcctgggctcaagtgatcctcccacctcagcctcctaagtaactgggactacatatGTGCATCACcacgtccagttaatttttttttaagcagaggtgggggttttgctatgttgcctatctggtcgtgaactcctggcctcaagggatcctctggcatgccttggcctcccaaagggctaggatcaCAGGCAAAAGCCactgtgtgtttatttttcccattccCTTCCTTTATCTGCaatgcttttttctttaaggCAGCCTAATTTACAAGCTTGGCCTTGAATTAAAAGAGAACCCAGAACCCGCTCTTGGAGTTTACGTTCTCAAACCAACATCAGAGCAACTGTCTATCCCCATATAAATAAAGTTATCTACCCCTGCTCCTAACTGGGTACAAGTTATGACTACAactcagtgattttttaaattagtatgcCTATTTGGTGAAATCTGTGAACTTAATCAAGGACAACCACACATGTCaattactaaacatttaaaatatatttctaaacagAATGGGCCGACTCAGTCACAGTAACTGTTGATCTCCATAGTAGAGCAACCCACAAAGACAGaactgatttttttcccataatCAGGGGTGAAAAATATACAACTTGTTTCTGAACCAAAACCACAATTTCTGCAGTTTAAAATGTTTCACTGCTAATATGGCCCTGGTAGaaattatgtagttttttttcttctttaaaaaaaaaaaattaaaaaaatttcctaaGACACTAAATCCTCAATCTGGAATGTAGATTCTGAGCACAAAGCAGCTCAGTTaacctaaaaaataaagaaaaaattcccaTCACCTGTCTCAGTAGGGCCTGAAAGGAGAGAAGTAGTGTGGGGAACCCCTGCTTTGGTATGGAGAGTCACGGCCCCTTGACCCAGACCGAGACCGTGAGTAGCCATAGCTGGTGCTTCTCTCAGGATAAACTCGGATGTAGGAAGTTTCACcctgaaatgcaaacaaaaacaaaaagagtaaaggggaaaaaaatcagagccagaaaaataagcaaaccaACATCTAACAATAATAGTTaagtattgagcacttactgtgtactCTGTGCCTGGCATGAGGCTATCTCATTAAACCTTCATAACATTATGAGGTAGGTACTCTTACTATCCCATttcaagaatgaagaaaattaagGCTTAAGTTATATCATTTGCCCAAGGTAACACAATAAATGCCAATTTGACATGTTGATACTCAATTAACTATGATAAACAATATATCTGAATTACTGCCATTGACCCCCCTCAAAGCTAAGAACTGGAAAGGATCTCAGGGTTCATATAGTTTAATCCCCTGCCACCTCATGTATGCATCTTTGGATGGGCATCTATGGAAGGAGCTAGCCTGTATTTAATACCTTCCAGGTGTGAGGACCTGAGCTAGATGCTTTAGACGTTATCCTCCTGCTCTAGATTCCTGGCAAGTCTTGTGATGGTGCTATTATGTGACCATTTTGCCCATGAAGGAATCGAGGTCCCAAGAGTAGTTCAGGTAAGGAATTAATAAGCAGCAGAGGAGTCATGTCCAGGCTGGCTTGTCCCCAGGCCCTCTGCCTTCAGCCACCATTCTCAGAAGATCCAAAGATGCCAAGGGGAAAGAAGCTGGATGCTTTTTCACCTTAGGTGAAAGTCAGTAATTGGAGTTACCCTGAGGCCCTGCTTTGCAGTATAAATGAGGATCAGGTGCTGTTCTGTTTCTGCTCCAAATTCAAGTCCTAGAGGACAGTCTGAACAAAAGCATCATTAAACCAGGGAAGGACCAACCTCTAAGCCAAAAACTAGGCAATTATATGAATcctcagaaaaagaaatgagcccAGAGACCTGTGTCCCCAAACATCCGTAAATCTCATAGTAAGGCAGGACAGgataaccagaaaaaaacaatgtCCAACTGGTGGTCTGGTTTCTGGTCTCAATGGTACCAAAGGGATAGTCACCACCTCAATCAAACTGAGATCCAAAACAGCAGCTGCTTTCCTACAAGGAAAGACATCAAGAACTACTGAGTCTGAAGGGTAACGTAATCAACCACAAGAAAATGTTATGGtttagcctggcacagtggtgcatgcctgcagtcccaactactggagaggctgaggtgggaggactgcttgggcccaggagttcaaggtcagcctcagcaatataatgagactctgtctctaaaatcaaaaattagagaaatataaaaattataaaattaaaaaagaaaatgtcatgatAGCTCAGGTTTCAGAGAGGATGCTGCACTACTCTGGGAAAAAAGTGAAGTGACAGCTCAGCCCTGACAGCAGGACCTAGAAGGGCTGAGATGAAGAGGCTGACCTGTAGAGCTCAGCCTGGACCCACAGGAGGGGTAGTTGAGTTCACAGAGGGATACTGCCGTTTAAGCTGGTTGTGAATGGGGTGGTATGAAGACCGACTGCACTAGTATTCTCTCCAGGTTACAAATACCATGACCAAACTGTGTAATGTGATACTAATATGCAGaataaagcatattaaaaaacaaacataccaTGAATGCATACTTCTTTCAGCTATGACCCTGAAGGACTTAGGCATAGCAAATTCCATGGCTTTGTCCACCTAAGATAGATCTCTTATGGTACTGTGAGGTTACCAAATGGCATGGCCTCTTGCTACCTCTGCTAGGTCAGGTTCAAGTGGAGTGATTTGAGTACAAGCTCCTCAACAGAAGGCAAGGACCCACCTCATGAGAGCGGAATTTGGTGTCATCCAGTTTACGCAGGGCATATTCCATGTCTTCTTTTCTGAGATACTCGACCATCCCCACTCCATCCTTCTGCACATCAGCATAACAGACATCCCCAGCTTCTCGCATGTGATCCTTCAGGTCCTGCCAGCTGCCTGACGGAGGAAGTCCTAGGCATGGAGAACATAAGAAAGCCCACATCCTTCAGCTATGTTAACTGCCCTGTTAAGAGCCAGCAATACCTATGGTCCCTTCTCCATGATCACTTAAATCCTGAGGGTCCCCAAATCATAAACCTTGATAAGGGACATGAAATCAGAAAAGAGCACTGAAGTATGTGTGGTAAATGAACCACCTTGAGAAGCTGGTTTTAAGTTCATCTTCCagagaccaggccttttcaacaGAGCAAGAAGTCCATCCCATTACAGGTTTAGTATCTTTGAGAATTCATAGCCTCTTTCTTTGTCCTTTAAAATCAATGCCAAACTCCTAATACTTTGAGTTCCAATTTTTTCCATTATGAAATTTAACAGTACCAATTATTTATTGCTTGACAGGGTTTCACAGGACATGGGAATTTTGAAACCAGACATGAAGTAACCAAAGAGTAGCTGAAGgtaacaacacaacaacaaaaaatctaaaGTTTGTTTTCTTGTAGGTATGAATGACAAACTATACAGAGTACCTCTTAAAAGATCACCAACATTCTTCAATACAGTGGGGGGGAAGGTAAGACTCAGATGCTAAAACTAGTCGGGAGTCATACAACCCTACCTGATGTCATGAAAGGGAAATGTGCTCCTGCTCTCAAAGGCTGTGTTTACCGCTCACAGCTCAGGACTGCAGCCATTTCCTAATAGTTTTCTAAGCAGGATTTCAGAGCAgcatggagagaaaaaaagataatgtatgACATCCTGAAGGAGGGAATAGAGTTCTGGggttaaaaaattacaaagggaCACAAGATAGGCAGATACTGAGAGTATCACTCTTAAGCACATGGGAGTATGCTGTGATTGTGTGACATTCACATCTTAAAAAGGTGCCAGGCTCCTCGATTTATTTCATTCCACCAGGGCCCTAAAACTCCCATGCAATATGCAGAAGGCCCCAGGTCTTTCCAGTGTGttaatattttgaagatagaTAAACCTCCCAGTTTAGCATTTCATCACTTACAAACACTAGACAGAAATAGTCTATACTTTCCAATAAAATCTCTAAGACTCTTAAGTTAcggggttttaaaaaatatttaattctaaaaCCACCACAAAATCTGATCTTCTTCAGGATCCAAGGCTGGGTAAGTTGTTCAAATCTGGCTCCTTGAATGCCTTTCTACCATGTCTGATGCCAAGTATATTCCAAAAGAAGCATCTTTAGAATTGTAGCTCAAGTTTTCCCATCATCTTTCCTTCTCACCACTAGAAAACTCCTTTACAAGAAATATGGTTATGTTCTTCCAAGGCTGCACTCCCAGCGCAATTTCATTTGCAGGATACTTTCCTCATTGGCAATCCAGGGCAAGGCTTCACACAGGCTATTGAAAAGAAAGCCCCCATGTCCCATGCACTGAAGAATAACAGCTATCATTTCTTGGAAGACAGACTCTGTGTTAAGTATTTTACATGTATCATCTCATTCTGTTTGAAAGGAACATACCTGAAACAAGAACTCGGAAATCAGATCTTCTTGTAGGAGGCCCATTCCTCCCACCACGGGGCCACCCACCCCGACCTCCATAAGTCCTGGGGAACTCCACACGAAGCCGACACTGGCCATAATCATAACCATTTCTTCCATAAATAGCATCCTctgcatctctaaaaaacaacaacaacaacaaaaaaaacgttTGGAGTTAGTGCTGTTCAGGAGGCCAAGTGACTTTCCAAGTGAGGGGCATGAGTAGTAAGCATAAAA
The Pan troglodytes isolate AG18354 chromosome 10, NHGRI_mPanTro3-v2.0_pri, whole genome shotgun sequence genome window above contains:
- the SRSF9 gene encoding serine/arginine-rich splicing factor 9 yields the protein MSGWADERGGEGDGRIYVGNLPTDVREKDLEDLFYKYGRIREIELKNRHGLVPFAFVRFEDPRDAEDAIYGRNGYDYGQCRLRVEFPRTYGGRGGWPRGGRNGPPTRRSDFRVLVSGLPPSGSWQDLKDHMREAGDVCYADVQKDGVGMVEYLRKEDMEYALRKLDDTKFRSHEGETSYIRVYPERSTSYGYSRSRSGSRGRDSPYQSRGSPHYFSPFRPY